The following are from one region of the Phormidium sp. PBR-2020 genome:
- a CDS encoding TetR/AcrR family transcriptional regulator, with protein sequence MKTMLHPTRTPEAETRTRILASARRLFAHQGFEGTTTRALARAAGVAEGTLFRHFDNKKAILVEVATQGWVELLTDLLTELSEMGSYKSVSQVIQRRLFHLRENADLMRVCFLEAQFHPELRDRIQEDAIAKMMDVAEAFVETGIERGIYRPMNPRLVAKVFLGIFAISGFSYQTLMEGNPSPEAMKEMADGLADIFLNGVLVKDA encoded by the coding sequence ATGAAGACAATGCTCCACCCGACCCGCACCCCAGAGGCGGAAACCCGCACGCGAATTTTAGCATCGGCTCGTCGGTTATTTGCCCACCAAGGGTTTGAGGGCACCACCACTCGCGCCCTGGCCCGGGCCGCTGGGGTGGCGGAGGGAACCCTCTTCCGACATTTTGACAACAAAAAGGCCATTTTGGTGGAAGTGGCCACTCAAGGTTGGGTGGAACTGCTGACGGATTTACTGACGGAACTGAGTGAGATGGGGAGTTACAAGTCCGTCTCACAGGTGATTCAGCGTCGCTTGTTCCATCTCCGGGAAAATGCTGATTTGATGCGAGTCTGCTTTCTGGAGGCTCAGTTTCACCCAGAACTGCGCGATCGCATTCAAGAGGATGCGATCGCGAAAATGATGGATGTGGCGGAAGCGTTTGTGGAAACGGGCATCGAACGGGGGATTTATCGCCCCATGAACCCCCGCTTAGTGGCCAAGGTGTTTCTGGGCATTTTTGCCATCTCTGGGTTTAGCTATCAAACCCTGATGGAAGGGAATCCCTCCCCAGAAGCGATGAAAGAGATGGCCGATGGTTTGGCGGATATCTTCCTGAATGGGGTTCTGGTAAAGGATGCTTAG
- a CDS encoding insulinase family protein has product MSEPSQTPFWNHLRPYLALLFLVGLLISQLLQAPPSVAATPRHYSELEFPPLPEIQLPEYETFQLDNGLTVYLMEDHALPLVSGVGLIKTGSRVEPATKVGLASLTGALMRAGGTVSYPPERLNRELEQKAASVEASIGTSNGTLRFDALSSDLESVFNLFVDVLREPAFDPQQLALLKNQARGNISRRNDEPGRIANREFQKLIYGEQSPYARTMEYDTLDAIEREDIQDFYQASVQPDRLILGLVGDFDSGQMKRRIEETLGDWQATASSLADPSTLSEISQAETGGVFMVDRPELTQSYVELGHLGGVRNDPDYPVLGVMNNVLSGFGGRLFNEVRSRQGLAYSVYGFWGAQYDYPGVFRAGGQTRSEATVPFIQAVRQELDRLRREPITPEELQFAQDSTLNSFVFNFASRAQTLSRLLTYDYYDYPTDFLFRYQDAVIETTVEDVLRVAQTYLNPEQLVTLVVGNRDAIDPPLDAIAPQEQVTFIDVTIPEPS; this is encoded by the coding sequence ATGTCTGAGCCGTCCCAAACTCCCTTCTGGAACCATCTACGTCCCTATTTAGCCTTACTCTTTCTCGTAGGGCTATTGATTAGCCAATTGTTGCAAGCTCCTCCCTCTGTTGCTGCCACGCCGCGACATTACAGCGAGTTAGAGTTTCCCCCCCTGCCAGAAATCCAACTTCCAGAGTATGAGACATTTCAACTCGATAATGGTCTCACGGTTTATCTGATGGAAGATCACGCTCTGCCGTTAGTCTCCGGTGTCGGCCTGATTAAAACCGGCAGTCGCGTTGAACCCGCCACGAAAGTGGGGTTAGCCAGCCTCACTGGGGCCCTCATGCGCGCTGGAGGAACCGTCAGTTATCCCCCTGAGCGGCTGAATCGGGAGTTAGAACAGAAAGCCGCCTCCGTAGAGGCCTCCATTGGCACCAGTAACGGAACCCTGCGCTTTGATGCCCTCAGCTCTGATTTAGAGAGCGTCTTTAATCTCTTTGTGGATGTCTTGCGCGAGCCAGCCTTTGACCCCCAACAGTTGGCCCTGCTCAAAAACCAGGCGCGGGGGAACATTTCCCGACGCAATGATGAACCCGGTAGAATTGCCAATCGTGAGTTTCAGAAACTGATTTATGGTGAGCAGAGTCCCTATGCTCGGACTATGGAATATGACACCCTCGATGCCATTGAGCGAGAGGATATCCAGGATTTCTATCAAGCCTCCGTGCAGCCCGATCGCCTGATTTTGGGCTTGGTGGGTGACTTTGACTCTGGCCAGATGAAACGCCGAATTGAGGAAACCCTAGGAGATTGGCAAGCCACGGCCTCCTCCTTAGCCGATCCCTCCACCTTGTCCGAGATTTCCCAAGCTGAGACTGGGGGAGTGTTTATGGTCGATCGCCCGGAGTTAACCCAAAGTTATGTGGAATTGGGTCATCTCGGGGGAGTCCGCAATGACCCAGATTATCCGGTGTTGGGGGTGATGAACAATGTTCTGAGTGGTTTTGGCGGGCGGCTGTTTAACGAAGTGCGATCGCGCCAAGGGTTAGCCTACTCCGTCTATGGCTTTTGGGGCGCGCAATATGACTATCCGGGAGTCTTTCGAGCTGGGGGACAAACTCGCTCCGAGGCGACGGTTCCCTTTATTCAAGCGGTGCGACAGGAACTCGATCGCCTTCGCCGGGAACCCATTACCCCAGAAGAATTACAGTTTGCCCAAGATTCCACCCTCAACTCCTTTGTCTTTAACTTTGCCAGCCGTGCCCAAACCCTCTCGCGCCTTTTAACCTACGACTATTACGACTATCCCACGGACTTTCTCTTTCGCTACCAAGACGCAGTCATAGAGACCACCGTTGAGGATGTCTTGCGGGTGGCTCAAACCTATCTCAACCCGGAGCAGTTGGTCACCCTGGTGGTCGGTAATCGCGACGCCATTGACCCGCCCTTGGATGCGATCGCCCCCCAGGAACAGGTCACGTTCATTGATGTCACCATTCCCGAACCGAGTTAA
- a CDS encoding insulinase family protein: MFTFSQVWQTLLSGAAIKPLRRGRAIALLLIPLLLALTLIPAPSWADSIKPYLDRTQAQIREFTLDNGMKFIVLERHEAPVISFMTYADAGGANEPPDKTGVAHFLEHLAFKGTPRIGTKNYEAEAPLLQQLDELHEQIRQAQAAGDDARVQELEADFRAVQQQASEYVIQNEFGQIVEQYGGVGLNATTSADATRYFYSFPANKLELWMSLESERFLEPVFREFYEEQEVILEERRLGTDNSAIGSLVEEFLLTAFSVHPYRQPVIGHEADIRNLTPQDTREFYETYYVPNNLTVAIVGDVELSQVQELAQIYFGRYEPGPTPPDVTEVEPPQRDTREVEVRFPSQPWYLEGYHRPARTHPDNAAYELLVALLSDGRTSRLYQSLVEQQQIALTAQGLNGFPGDKFPNLLLFYALTAPNHSLDDVETALRREIEQMKQQTVASEDLERVKTQAKARLVRSLNSNSGMASLLAEYQAKTGDWRNLFQEIEAIDAVNANDIRRVARQTFRPENRTIGKLLPS, from the coding sequence ATGTTCACATTTTCCCAGGTTTGGCAAACCCTTTTGAGCGGCGCTGCGATCAAGCCTCTCCGTCGAGGACGGGCGATCGCCCTTCTTCTCATCCCCCTTCTCTTGGCGTTAACCCTGATCCCCGCTCCGAGTTGGGCCGATTCCATCAAACCCTACCTCGATCGCACCCAGGCCCAAATCCGTGAATTCACCCTAGACAATGGCATGAAATTCATTGTCTTAGAACGTCATGAGGCTCCCGTCATCTCCTTTATGACCTATGCCGATGCCGGTGGGGCCAACGAACCCCCCGATAAAACCGGTGTCGCTCACTTTCTCGAACATTTAGCCTTCAAAGGAACCCCCCGCATCGGCACCAAAAACTATGAGGCCGAAGCCCCCCTGCTGCAACAGCTTGACGAACTCCATGAGCAAATCCGCCAGGCCCAAGCCGCCGGCGACGACGCCCGAGTTCAGGAACTCGAAGCAGACTTCCGAGCTGTCCAACAACAGGCCTCAGAGTACGTCATTCAGAATGAATTTGGTCAAATCGTCGAGCAATATGGCGGCGTCGGCCTCAACGCCACCACCTCCGCCGATGCCACTCGCTACTTCTATAGCTTCCCCGCCAACAAACTCGAACTCTGGATGTCCCTCGAATCCGAGCGTTTCCTAGAACCAGTGTTTCGAGAATTCTATGAAGAACAAGAGGTCATCCTAGAAGAACGTCGCCTGGGAACCGACAACTCCGCCATCGGCAGTCTCGTCGAAGAATTTCTCCTCACCGCCTTCTCCGTTCATCCCTACCGCCAACCGGTGATTGGCCATGAAGCCGATATCCGCAACCTCACCCCCCAAGACACGCGGGAGTTTTACGAAACCTACTACGTTCCCAACAACCTCACCGTCGCCATTGTCGGCGATGTTGAACTCTCCCAAGTTCAGGAGTTGGCCCAAATCTATTTTGGTCGCTATGAGCCAGGGCCCACTCCTCCAGATGTCACCGAAGTCGAACCCCCTCAACGGGACACTCGGGAGGTTGAAGTGCGCTTCCCCAGTCAACCCTGGTACTTAGAAGGCTATCACCGTCCCGCCCGCACCCATCCCGACAACGCCGCCTATGAATTGCTCGTGGCGCTCCTGAGCGATGGCCGCACCTCCCGACTCTATCAATCCTTGGTAGAACAACAACAAATCGCCCTCACCGCCCAAGGCCTCAATGGCTTTCCCGGTGATAAATTCCCGAATCTCCTGCTGTTCTACGCCCTCACCGCTCCCAACCATAGCCTAGACGACGTGGAAACGGCTCTGCGCCGGGAAATTGAGCAGATGAAACAACAGACTGTCGCCTCTGAGGACTTAGAGCGGGTGAAAACCCAAGCCAAAGCCCGTTTAGTGCGATCGCTCAACTCCAATTCCGGCATGGCCAGTCTCCTGGCCGAATACCAAGCCAAAACCGGCGACTGGCGTAACCTCTTTCAGGAAATCGAAGCCATCGACGCCGTCAACGCCAACGATATTCGCCGTGTTGCCCGACAAACCTTCCGGCCAGAAAATCGTACCATTGGCAAATTGCTCCCCTCCTAG
- a CDS encoding 4Fe-4S cluster-binding domain-containing protein, translated as MTPTQPPSQSIPAGFLNIMGYVDESEVNGPGKRAVIWVQGCLRECPGCFNPSSWSFEANQLISLDELVERVTGNALNEGVTFSGGEPFWQAPALAELARRLKGQGLTVMSFSGFTLDELRSPNAPPGASALLEQLDLLIDGPYVETQAIHDPTSLVSSRNQRVRVFNPELQSRLDWASDQMEIHILKDGTRIITGFRGQQGIGEELSP; from the coding sequence ATGACTCCAACACAACCTCCAAGCCAATCCATCCCAGCAGGCTTTCTCAACATTATGGGCTATGTAGATGAATCTGAAGTGAATGGCCCCGGTAAACGGGCCGTCATTTGGGTACAAGGCTGCTTGCGGGAATGTCCAGGCTGTTTTAACCCCAGTTCTTGGTCCTTTGAAGCCAATCAACTCATTTCCCTTGATGAATTAGTCGAACGGGTGACTGGCAATGCCTTAAACGAAGGAGTAACATTTTCTGGGGGAGAACCCTTTTGGCAAGCCCCCGCCTTAGCCGAGTTGGCGCGACGCTTGAAAGGCCAAGGATTAACCGTGATGTCCTTTAGTGGCTTTACCTTGGACGAACTGCGATCGCCCAATGCCCCTCCAGGGGCCTCGGCCCTACTCGAACAATTGGATTTGCTCATCGATGGCCCCTACGTTGAGACTCAAGCCATCCATGATCCCACCTCCCTCGTCTCCTCCCGCAATCAACGGGTGCGAGTCTTCAACCCAGAACTACAATCTCGCCTCGACTGGGCCAGTGATCAGATGGAAATCCATATTCTCAAAGACGGAACCCGAATTATCACCGGATTTCGTGGACAGCAAGGAATCGGCGAGGAGTTATCGCCCTAA
- a CDS encoding EAL domain-containing protein: MSRSYTLRNCTALKLLRAKLLQSRLPQWVRSFVHHNKGLINSPLLALNLLVMLMLILLQSLGSFERGELALFDAAIRRGSQEYLDPRLVIVGITEEDIQRYQWPLSDGQLAEVLAALQEHNPRVIGLDIYRDHKVGEGEEALAEQLRADNLIAIQNLASGVTAPAIVRDDQVGFNDVILDRDQVVRRHLLFANTLEGEISYSFGLRVVLKYLEPEGITLENDPRHPEGIRFGKSRLVPLSSSAGGYHHIDDSGYQIFLNYVQDGPSSEAQIISVGQLLDGDFNPQLLRDRIVLIGSIAPTLRDHFATPFSAQQTESDTVKMRGVELHRNMVNQLIGLALGQQRTWRVVPNWLQWLWGWAWIALVMGLVWRLRHPGLLLGALLLTVLGLSVLEWGFLALKIWLPGIWIRWGMVLAGTLTLIYALAHHFLNDPLTKLPNQTLLYEVWPSWRFWTWGQSRCMGAIVLDLNRFKAVNTCLGYDQGDRILIDISKRLQSLLQPGDYLARVGADEFVLLLPKAPSLDAVMEVAQQLRRYLRRPFILETGQPVFLTASIGVAYGRQAQSLLLDDANCAMHRAKALQMSQPIAFDPEVNLQAIATFQLELDLRESMSHSQVYLPPQHPAHEEGLTDSNLPHSELGDRFRVYYQPLVDLHSGQIAGFEALLRWQHPQRGMVSPAEFIPVAEETGAIVPLGAWVLYEACYQMQVWQREFPGYEQSIISVNLSPYQLQASDLKQRLRDILSETGLDPQCLKLEITESAVMEEIQTTLEILHDLKSLQVKLGIDDFGTGYSSLSYLNRFPVNTLKIDRSFVWRMENSAQDRAIIRTILELAHILGLDVIAEGIETPEQLAQLRALGCDIGQGYWFAKPLPAPAAAQLLARRPSW, translated from the coding sequence GTGAGTCGTTCATACACTCTGAGAAACTGCACGGCCCTAAAGCTATTGCGAGCGAAACTCTTACAGAGCCGCTTACCCCAATGGGTGCGATCGTTCGTGCATCATAACAAGGGTCTCATCAATTCCCCCCTCTTGGCTCTCAACCTGCTGGTGATGCTCATGCTCATCCTGTTGCAGTCGCTTGGGAGCTTTGAGAGGGGAGAACTGGCGCTGTTTGATGCCGCGATACGTCGCGGCAGCCAGGAGTATCTCGATCCTCGCTTAGTGATTGTAGGCATCACCGAAGAGGATATTCAGCGTTATCAATGGCCCCTCTCAGATGGGCAATTGGCTGAGGTCTTAGCCGCCTTGCAGGAGCATAATCCTCGGGTTATCGGTTTAGATATCTATCGTGATCACAAGGTTGGTGAGGGAGAAGAAGCCTTAGCTGAACAACTCCGTGCTGACAACCTGATCGCCATTCAGAACCTTGCGAGTGGCGTTACTGCCCCAGCGATAGTTCGGGATGATCAGGTGGGGTTTAATGATGTCATTCTCGATCGCGACCAAGTGGTTCGTCGCCATCTGCTTTTCGCCAACACCCTGGAGGGAGAGATTTCCTATTCGTTTGGCTTGCGAGTTGTCCTCAAGTATCTCGAACCTGAGGGAATTACCTTAGAAAATGATCCCCGTCATCCCGAAGGGATTCGTTTCGGGAAGTCGCGTCTGGTTCCCCTCTCTAGTTCTGCCGGGGGCTATCATCACATCGATGATTCAGGCTATCAAATCTTCCTCAACTATGTTCAAGATGGCCCGTCCAGTGAGGCTCAGATAATATCGGTGGGCCAGTTATTGGATGGGGACTTTAACCCCCAACTGCTGCGCGATCGCATTGTCTTAATCGGGTCCATAGCCCCGACATTGCGAGATCACTTTGCGACTCCCTTTAGTGCCCAGCAGACAGAGAGTGACACCGTGAAGATGCGGGGGGTGGAACTGCACCGAAACATGGTGAATCAGCTCATCGGCTTGGCCCTGGGACAACAACGGACTTGGCGGGTGGTTCCGAATTGGCTGCAATGGCTCTGGGGGTGGGCTTGGATTGCCCTGGTGATGGGCCTGGTTTGGCGGCTACGGCATCCGGGACTGCTACTGGGGGCGCTGCTGCTGACGGTGCTGGGGTTGAGTGTTCTGGAATGGGGTTTCTTGGCCCTGAAAATTTGGCTACCGGGCATTTGGATTCGTTGGGGGATGGTGTTGGCAGGAACCCTGACCTTAATCTACGCCCTGGCCCATCATTTTTTAAATGACCCCTTGACCAAACTGCCCAATCAAACGCTTTTGTATGAGGTGTGGCCAAGCTGGCGCTTTTGGACTTGGGGACAGTCTCGGTGTATGGGAGCGATTGTCTTGGATCTCAATCGTTTTAAAGCGGTGAATACCTGTTTGGGCTATGACCAGGGCGATCGCATCCTCATCGATATCAGTAAACGGTTACAGTCGTTGTTACAGCCAGGAGACTATCTCGCCCGTGTGGGTGCGGATGAGTTTGTTCTGTTACTGCCCAAGGCCCCGAGTTTGGATGCGGTGATGGAGGTGGCTCAACAGTTGCGTCGTTATCTGAGACGACCCTTTATTTTGGAGACGGGCCAGCCGGTATTCCTAACCGCGAGTATTGGGGTAGCCTATGGCAGACAGGCCCAGTCCCTATTACTCGACGATGCCAATTGTGCCATGCACCGGGCTAAAGCCCTACAAATGTCTCAACCCATCGCCTTTGACCCTGAAGTCAATCTACAGGCGATCGCCACCTTTCAACTCGAACTCGATTTACGGGAGTCGATGAGTCACTCCCAAGTCTATCTCCCTCCCCAACATCCAGCTCATGAGGAGGGACTGACGGATTCTAATTTGCCCCATTCGGAACTCGGCGATCGCTTCCGAGTCTATTACCAACCCCTCGTAGACCTCCATTCCGGGCAAATTGCCGGCTTTGAAGCCCTCCTGCGTTGGCAGCATCCTCAACGGGGGATGGTCTCTCCGGCGGAGTTTATCCCCGTGGCGGAGGAAACTGGGGCCATCGTTCCCCTCGGGGCCTGGGTGCTTTATGAAGCGTGCTATCAAATGCAGGTCTGGCAGCGTGAGTTTCCTGGTTATGAGCAGAGTATTATCAGTGTGAATTTATCCCCTTACCAGTTACAGGCTTCAGATTTGAAGCAACGGCTGCGGGATATTTTGAGTGAGACGGGGTTAGATCCCCAATGCCTGAAATTGGAGATTACCGAAAGTGCCGTCATGGAAGAAATCCAGACCACCCTAGAGATTCTCCACGATCTTAAATCCCTTCAGGTTAAGTTAGGAATCGATGATTTTGGCACCGGCTATAGTTCCCTGAGTTACCTAAATCGCTTCCCCGTGAATACCCTGAAAATTGATCGCTCCTTTGTCTGGCGCATGGAGAATTCTGCGCAAGATCGCGCCATTATCCGCACTATTCTGGAATTGGCTCATATCCTGGGCTTGGACGTGATCGCCGAAGGGATCGAAACCCCCGAGCAACTGGCACAACTGCGGGCACTCGGCTGTGATATCGGTCAGGGCTATTGGTTCGCCAAACCCCTCCCCGCCCCAGCAGCCGCCCAACTCCTAGCCCGTCGTCCCTCTTGGTGA